The proteins below come from a single Acinonyx jubatus isolate Ajub_Pintada_27869175 chromosome A1, VMU_Ajub_asm_v1.0, whole genome shotgun sequence genomic window:
- the LOC106988433 gene encoding olfactory receptor 14A16-like: MENFTSGGTFFLMGFSDIREIQILHAVLFLLIYLAAILGNLLIITLTTKDHRLHTPMYFFLKNLSFLDLCLISITVPKSIMNSLMNQNTISFLGCVSQVFFFFLLASTEVALLTVMSYDCYVAICHPLRYDIIIGHEACIQMATSSWISGCLNAILHTASTFSISICGPPEVNQFFCDVPQLLSLACSYNIGELVVIDLSLLLDFGCFVFIDISYYYVFSTVLRMPSVEGRHKAISTCLPYLIVVTLFLSSGFFAYLHPLSKSPSLFDLLVSVFYTVVPPTINPLIYSLRNKDMKMALRKLLMRRYCLSN, translated from the coding sequence atggaaaacttcACCTCTGGAGGAACATTCTTCCTCATGGGCTTCTCAGATATTAGGGAGATCCAGATCTTACATGCGGTCCTGTTTTTGCTAATTTACCTAGCAGCCATACTGGGGAACCTTCTCATCATCACCCTCACCACCAAGGATCATCGGCTCCACACTCCAATGTACTTTTTCCTGAAAAACCTGTCTTTTCTGGATCTCTGCCTCATTTCCATCACTGTTCCCAAATCCATCATGAACTCTCTAATGAATCAAAACACAATTTCCTTTCTTGGATGTGTTTCAcaggtctttttcttcttcctcttagcCAGTACAGAAGTAGCACTACTCACAGTCATGTCTTATGACTGCTATGTTGCCATCTGCCATCCTCTCAGATATGACATAATCATAGGCCATGAAGCTTGCATACAGATGGCCACCTCTTCATGGATCAGTGGATGTCTCAATGCAATTCTTCATACAGCTTCTACCTTTTCCATATCCATATGCGGGCCTCCTGAAGTTAATCAGTTCTTCTGTGATGTCCCACAACTCCTCTCTCTTGCCTGTTCATATAACATTGGGGAATTAGTAGTCATTGACCTCAGCCTACTGTTAGATTTTGGCTGTTTTGTGTTTATTGATATTTCTTACTATTATGTATTCTCCACTGTGCTGAGGATGCCCTCTGTAGAAGGCAGGCACAAAGCTATCTCTACATGTTTGCCTTACCTCATTGTTgtgactctgtttctctcttctgggTTTTTTGCCTATTTACACCCCTTATCCAAATCTCCATCACTCTTTGATTTGCTAGTTTCAGTATTCTATACTGTGGTGCCACCCACCATAAACCCCCTCATCTATAGTCTGAGAAATAAGGATATGAAGATGGCACTAAGGAAATTGTTAATGAGAAGATATTGTCTATCAAACTAA